The DNA sequence CAGACGGGAGAAATCCTTAGGTCGAGTGCGGGTAATTAATCCTCGGTTCAAACGTGAAGTATAGGGACTCACATTCGCGTTCTTCCCGGTTCTCCAGTGTGTACGTGGCCATCCAATCCTGTTCACGACCAGACCCCCGTGCAGAGTGAACACTCTGAGTGACCCCCCATCAGAGTGGACCGAGTGGGGAGAGTGACACACCCCCAATCAGAGTGGAGGCAGCCTTGGCTATTTCGTGACTGTGTGTTTCAGGCCGGCGGGTGCTGATCTGGAACTGCCTCTCCTTCGTCTAATTCGTCTCAGTGTATGCCAATTCAACGGTCGGCACTTCCCTTCGTTAGGTCCTCTCGCGAATTGACCTCGCAAATACATTACAGATTTTATTACATATGCCCATTAGCATCGATTAATTCGATGAGGAGCCTGCGGACATCCTCGACCTCCAAGAGGGGACGCAACCGTATCGCATCCTCCAGTTCCTCGCCGAGAACAGCGAACAGGCGTTCACGCAGACGGAGGTTCACGATGCGACAATCATCAAGCGCGGGAGCGTTGGAGCTGCGTTGTCGCGCTTGGAGGACCGCGGCCTCGTCCGCCACCGCGGGCGGTACTGGGCTATCGCAGAAGATGACAGGCTCGCCTCGTTCGCGGTGCAGATGAACGCTAGGTCTGCCTCGACGACGGACGACTACTACGGAGATGAGGAATGAGCGAGGGCTACGAGCAAGGCGCAGTCGTGGAAGGCCCTGATACCGCGACTACCGACCGTACGTCTGCTTGGGTGATGACTCACAGTCGTTCCACGACGAGGAATCACTGAACGCGGCAAGGATGGCGACTCTGGTAGATCAAAACGCGGTCAGTGAGACCAACTGCAGAAGTCAGACAACAGGCTCGACGACGATGTGTTGCTGAGTGAGTCGCGGCTGCTTCGCGTTGCCGTTCTTCTCATATTGGATTACCCCATGTTCTGCAAGCACGCCGAGATCGCGGC is a window from the Halobaculum magnesiiphilum genome containing:
- a CDS encoding MarR family transcriptional regulator, producing MLDLQEGTQPYRILQFLAENSEQAFTQTEVHDATIIKRGSVGAALSRLEDRGLVRHRGRYWAIAEDDRLASFAVQMNARSASTTDDYYGDEE